A region of Deinococcus rubellus DNA encodes the following proteins:
- a CDS encoding LptA/OstA family protein produces the protein MKRPLILLSMLALTTALAAQVDRVLRFDTAANVQGNLRNGPINYTGKDGKPIKASVNNVNITAPSAVLTAPAGSTLAGSEGKRTAVFSGGGGDVNVVRGRLTARGGQLAYSEATGQGVLTSSPSAVFVPETKDDGDPVNIKATQMSLDVDTNMSTSTGNVELISGTQTGRGDKLIFDEDKSVGVLTGTPSLTRAASAKQKELIITGTEARVVSKNKLLYVKGKVKLVQGTSTTTGDAVYYDDKNNVAYVVGNAVSSDSKTGTRVAALKNGYLEQRTDLGRVRALSKPFNIPTDRFLLTGEKSSR, from the coding sequence ATGAAACGTCCCCTCATTTTGCTGTCCATGCTGGCCCTCACGACCGCCCTCGCCGCTCAGGTTGACCGGGTGCTGCGCTTCGACACGGCAGCCAACGTTCAGGGCAATCTGCGAAATGGCCCCATCAATTACACTGGCAAAGACGGTAAACCCATCAAGGCCAGCGTCAACAATGTCAACATCACCGCGCCCAGCGCCGTGTTGACTGCGCCTGCGGGCAGCACCCTGGCCGGGTCCGAGGGCAAGCGCACGGCGGTCTTCAGCGGGGGCGGCGGCGACGTGAACGTGGTGCGCGGACGCTTGACAGCCAGGGGCGGGCAACTCGCCTACAGTGAGGCGACGGGTCAGGGCGTGCTGACCAGCAGCCCCAGCGCCGTGTTCGTGCCGGAAACCAAGGACGACGGCGACCCGGTGAACATCAAGGCCACCCAGATGAGCCTCGATGTGGATACCAACATGAGCACTTCGACGGGCAATGTGGAGCTGATCAGCGGCACCCAGACCGGCCGGGGCGACAAGCTGATCTTCGACGAGGACAAGTCCGTCGGCGTGCTGACCGGCACCCCCAGCCTGACCCGCGCCGCCAGTGCCAAGCAAAAGGAACTGATCATCACCGGCACCGAGGCCAGGGTCGTGTCCAAAAACAAGCTCCTGTACGTGAAGGGCAAGGTCAAGCTGGTTCAGGGAACGAGTACCACCACCGGCGACGCCGTGTATTACGACGACAAGAACAACGTGGCTTACGTGGTCGGCAACGCTGTGAGCAGCGACAGCAAGACCGGCACCCGGGTCGCGGCCCTCAAGAACGGCTACCTGGAGCAGCGCACTGACCTGGGCCGGGTGCGGGCACTGAGCAAGCCGTTCAACATTCCCACCGACCGCTTTTTGCTGACTGGCGAAAAGAGTAGCCGGTAA
- a CDS encoding LptA/OstA family protein yields MTVRAWRRLTLSGVLLLGLALAQQSSPQSPSVQQPGLVPAEQTSAPAAGQPTADPVMPIESPAPGDSAPADPAPADVPLGADQSATDSPVTDPSGDAQEGANVTLTRKAKDGKERVIRIVRTGLTDDTGIFASCTPQDSDPAGSPTVSVFSETGPGGIQITVDKNLIRAPLALVTQQEGGDGHIEMSAGTARFLDNPPEGKTDRLSRCAVQADPKPAPDTVFVTQGRTSLQGQTLVYDESDGVARIGGPITFERAPAPGKSEADRLTGNSERIEVDVDKETTTLAGKVVLKNGARTSTADRVEYDDAANVAVLRGMPGALAQSVNGQEIICAMIIRYNLDLNTVTAVDKISGQFPDGEGGASAAGDAPGAGCSG; encoded by the coding sequence GTGACGGTGCGGGCCTGGCGGCGGCTGACTTTGAGCGGCGTCTTGCTGCTGGGCCTGGCGCTGGCCCAGCAGTCCAGCCCCCAATCCCCCAGTGTCCAGCAACCTGGCCTAGTGCCCGCCGAGCAGACCAGCGCCCCAGCCGCCGGGCAGCCTACTGCGGACCCCGTCATGCCAATCGAGTCGCCTGCGCCGGGCGATTCGGCTCCGGCTGATCCGGCTCCTGCCGACGTACCGCTTGGTGCGGATCAGTCCGCCACCGATTCGCCCGTCACTGACCCGTCCGGCGACGCTCAGGAAGGAGCGAACGTCACCCTGACCCGCAAGGCCAAGGACGGCAAGGAGAGGGTGATTCGTATTGTGCGGACCGGCCTGACTGACGACACCGGCATCTTCGCTTCCTGCACACCGCAGGACAGCGACCCGGCAGGCAGCCCGACCGTCTCGGTATTCTCGGAAACCGGGCCGGGCGGCATTCAGATCACGGTGGATAAGAACCTGATCCGCGCGCCGCTGGCGCTGGTGACGCAGCAGGAAGGCGGCGACGGCCATATCGAGATGAGTGCTGGAACCGCTCGGTTTCTCGACAATCCGCCGGAGGGCAAAACTGACCGGCTCAGCCGCTGTGCTGTGCAGGCTGACCCCAAACCCGCGCCCGACACCGTGTTCGTGACCCAGGGCCGCACCAGCCTCCAGGGTCAGACCCTCGTTTACGACGAATCCGACGGGGTGGCGCGTATCGGCGGCCCGATCACCTTCGAGCGCGCTCCAGCACCCGGCAAGTCCGAAGCGGACCGCCTGACTGGCAACAGCGAGCGCATCGAGGTAGACGTGGACAAAGAAACCACCACGCTGGCCGGAAAGGTGGTCTTGAAAAATGGCGCGCGTACCAGTACCGCCGACCGGGTGGAATACGACGACGCGGCCAATGTCGCCGTCCTGCGCGGCATGCCCGGTGCGCTGGCCCAGTCGGTCAACGGCCAGGAGATCATCTGCGCCATGATCATCCGCTACAACCTCGATCTCAACACGGTGACGGCGGTGGACAAGATCAGCGGGCAATTTCCCGATGGCGAGGGGGGCGCGTCTGCGGCGGGCGACGCGCCGGGTGCGGGCTGCTCAGGCTGA